One region of Terricaulis silvestris genomic DNA includes:
- a CDS encoding CaiB/BaiF CoA transferase family protein — translation MTKPLPSRGPLKDVRVLDLAGLGPAPFATMMLADFGAKVLSIRRPDPMPFDPAAAMARGKQSIGLDLRSAEGQAVARRLAKHSDVLVEGFRPGVMERLGLGPEALLEANPRLIYARLTGWGQTGPYARRAGHDINYLAISGALGTIGETTPVAPPALLGDLANGSYPLVIGVLLALHERETTGRGQVVDAAIADGAAYMLNGMFGEMALGLWDGDKRHQLLSGAAPFYGVYRCADGRYFSVGAIEQKFYASMLNVLGLTDVDSSVPAQMDHSKWPALKQRIALVIQTRTQAEWTALFADAEACGAPVLDFDELPHDPHLAERRTVQTSGAAKVSAPAPRLSNHPDLVNLSPIGDAGPTELLAEAGFDAAEIDSLLSQKIVWSA, via the coding sequence GTGACAAAGCCGCTGCCTTCGCGCGGCCCACTCAAGGACGTACGCGTTCTCGACTTGGCTGGATTGGGCCCAGCCCCCTTCGCAACGATGATGCTCGCGGATTTCGGCGCAAAGGTGCTGAGCATTCGCCGTCCTGATCCCATGCCGTTCGATCCCGCGGCGGCGATGGCGCGAGGCAAGCAATCGATCGGCCTGGATCTTCGCAGCGCGGAAGGACAGGCCGTCGCGCGCAGATTGGCAAAGCACAGCGACGTGTTGGTCGAAGGTTTTCGCCCCGGCGTGATGGAACGGCTGGGGCTTGGACCCGAAGCGTTGCTGGAGGCCAATCCGCGCCTGATCTACGCCCGCCTCACCGGTTGGGGCCAAACCGGCCCGTATGCGCGTCGCGCTGGGCATGACATCAACTATCTCGCGATTTCAGGCGCGCTCGGCACGATTGGCGAAACGACGCCGGTTGCGCCGCCTGCTCTGTTGGGCGATCTCGCCAATGGCTCCTATCCGTTGGTGATTGGCGTGTTGTTGGCGCTGCACGAGCGCGAGACGACGGGCCGTGGCCAAGTGGTGGACGCCGCCATTGCCGATGGCGCCGCCTACATGCTCAACGGCATGTTCGGTGAAATGGCGCTCGGTCTTTGGGACGGCGACAAGCGCCATCAATTGCTCTCGGGCGCTGCGCCGTTCTACGGGGTCTATCGGTGCGCGGATGGCCGCTATTTCTCGGTCGGCGCTATCGAGCAGAAATTCTACGCATCGATGCTGAACGTGTTGGGGCTGACCGATGTCGACTCCTCAGTCCCCGCGCAGATGGATCATTCAAAGTGGCCGGCGCTGAAGCAGCGCATCGCCCTTGTCATCCAGACGCGCACGCAAGCGGAATGGACCGCGCTGTTCGCCGACGCTGAAGCCTGCGGCGCCCCGGTGCTCGATTTCGATGAATTGCCGCACGATCCGCATTTGGCCGAACGCAGAACCGTGCAGACGTCGGGCGCCGCAAAGGTATCCGCGCCGGCGCCGCGCCTCTCCAACCATCCCGACTTGGTGAACCTCTCCCCCATCGGCGACGCTGGTCCAACCGAACTCCTCGCGGAAGCTGGTTTCGACGCCGCGGAAATCGACTCTCTCCTTTCGCAGAAGATCGTCTGGTCAGCCTGA
- a CDS encoding LLM class flavin-dependent oxidoreductase, whose product MKVSLMSLGDIMDDPVTGRPFSAQERYRMTIEAAAVGDRVGLHGIYIGEHHGIDYTFSAPPVLLSAIAERTTNLRVGTAVALAANLDPFRLAEDYATVDVISGGRLDLVTGRGNFFEGTYTLFGQSVSDSPARFSESMELLCKLWPGEPVHWIGAFRPPINGQRLQPTPLQQGELPFWVGGGSSPDTAKLAGRLGLKLMLPSAFGRPDKFAPMADVYREAFAAAGHKHAAQVGACWHGWVAKNDAIARKRFEPRYEGYHAFNQRVIRSVNPNPPAYLTAAFDYDFLTSAGPAIVGGPQRFAERLLEVSALVGSDLNLIKMDMGGVGREEYVEMVEILGREVIPLVSDAPEPRAARA is encoded by the coding sequence ATGAAAGTCAGCCTCATGTCCTTGGGCGACATCATGGACGACCCGGTTACGGGCCGCCCATTCTCAGCCCAAGAACGGTACCGCATGACGATCGAGGCCGCCGCAGTTGGCGACCGGGTGGGCCTGCACGGGATTTATATCGGCGAACACCACGGTATTGATTACACGTTTTCCGCCCCACCAGTGCTGCTCAGCGCCATCGCCGAACGGACAACCAATTTGCGCGTCGGCACAGCGGTGGCGTTGGCCGCCAATCTCGACCCTTTCCGCTTGGCCGAGGACTACGCCACCGTGGACGTTATTTCGGGCGGCCGGCTCGATCTCGTCACGGGCCGCGGCAACTTCTTTGAGGGCACCTACACACTGTTTGGCCAGTCGGTGTCTGATTCTCCTGCCCGTTTCAGCGAGTCGATGGAGCTCCTGTGCAAGCTCTGGCCAGGTGAGCCGGTGCATTGGATCGGCGCGTTCCGGCCCCCGATCAACGGTCAACGCCTGCAGCCGACGCCGTTGCAGCAAGGTGAGCTGCCGTTCTGGGTTGGCGGCGGCTCGTCGCCCGACACCGCCAAGCTCGCGGGCCGGCTTGGCTTAAAGCTCATGCTGCCGAGCGCCTTCGGCCGGCCCGACAAGTTCGCGCCCATGGCCGACGTCTACCGCGAAGCGTTCGCCGCCGCTGGGCATAAACACGCGGCTCAAGTCGGCGCTTGTTGGCACGGCTGGGTCGCAAAGAACGACGCCATTGCGCGCAAACGGTTCGAGCCACGGTACGAAGGTTATCATGCGTTCAATCAGCGCGTGATCCGGAGCGTCAACCCGAATCCGCCAGCCTATCTGACGGCGGCGTTCGACTACGACTTCCTCACGTCCGCCGGTCCCGCCATCGTCGGCGGACCACAACGCTTTGCGGAACGTCTGCTTGAGGTCTCCGCCCTCGTCGGCAGCGACCTCAATCTGATCAAGATGGACATGGGCGGCGTGGGGCGCGAAGAATATGTGGAGATGGTCGAAATTCTCGGGCGCGAGGTAATCCCTTTGGTCAGCGATGCGCCTGAACCGCGCGCGGCGCGCGCGTGA
- a CDS encoding oxidoreductase, producing MALTHILEPIRINKLEVKNRIARAAHGTSYGKGGITEDLIAYHEARAKAGLGLNILEATVVHPSSYTHTVAAWDDSIIPGFTALGDAHHKHGARMFVQLWHGGHRWAPADGRAPLSASTVPCPLGAVNTPFAMTHDQIEEITEAFVATALRVQAAGLDGVELHAGHGYLLHQFLCPLTNKRDDEYGGSLENRMRLTRDILIALRKAAGPDFPIGIRISDYNVPGGFTFEEAGEVVARLCTEGHVDYVSASMGSPYSIASMLGAMDMPVGYMLSSAGPIAARATVPTMIAGRYRTLEEGDQAIREGSADMVSFVRGMIAEPDLIAKTVAGKADRVRPCIACNQGCVAGIRTSLQRMLCTVNPAVGFEATLSEDLIKPAKSPRKVVIVGGGPAGLEAARLAALSGHKVVLLEAQAALGGAIQIARQAPKLQTIGDIIYWLEQEIYTLGVDVRLSTYVEAEDVLAEKPDVVIIATGSLPRMDGFQVQRPERPVPGFDRGHVLSSHDVFQRPRDTLGKSAVVLDDVGHYEAIAVAEHLITQGLKVTFVTRHSSFAPHIEAMVRSDPALGRLRQGDFTLHVRARLVSIGADACEVGYIDGEQVWREPADTVVLVTYNEPQTDLYRALGGGLRQKPAYALHLIGDAQAPRDLLIAIREGHLAGRIREDA from the coding sequence ATGGCGCTCACTCACATCCTCGAACCTATCCGCATCAACAAGCTTGAGGTCAAGAACCGCATCGCGCGCGCGGCCCACGGCACCAGCTACGGCAAAGGCGGCATAACCGAGGATCTGATCGCCTACCACGAGGCGCGCGCAAAAGCGGGCCTTGGCCTCAACATCCTCGAAGCCACGGTGGTGCATCCGTCGTCCTACACGCACACCGTGGCGGCGTGGGATGACAGCATTATTCCGGGGTTCACCGCGCTCGGGGACGCACACCACAAGCACGGCGCGCGGATGTTCGTGCAACTCTGGCACGGCGGCCACCGTTGGGCGCCCGCTGATGGGCGCGCGCCACTCTCGGCGTCAACCGTTCCGTGTCCGCTCGGCGCCGTGAATACGCCGTTTGCGATGACGCACGATCAGATCGAGGAGATTACCGAGGCCTTCGTCGCGACCGCGTTGCGCGTGCAAGCCGCTGGCCTCGATGGCGTCGAACTTCACGCCGGGCACGGTTATCTGCTGCACCAATTTCTATGCCCGCTCACTAACAAGCGCGACGATGAATACGGTGGCTCGCTCGAAAACCGGATGCGCCTCACGCGCGACATTCTGATCGCGCTCCGCAAAGCCGCCGGCCCCGATTTTCCGATCGGCATCCGCATTTCCGACTACAACGTCCCCGGCGGGTTCACCTTTGAGGAAGCCGGCGAAGTCGTCGCGCGGCTCTGCACCGAAGGGCACGTTGACTATGTCAGCGCTTCCATGGGCAGCCCCTATTCCATCGCTTCGATGCTGGGCGCCATGGATATGCCCGTGGGCTACATGCTCTCCTCCGCCGGTCCGATCGCCGCGCGCGCAACGGTGCCGACGATGATCGCCGGGCGCTACCGGACCTTGGAAGAAGGCGACCAAGCCATCCGCGAAGGCAGCGCCGACATGGTGAGCTTCGTGCGTGGCATGATCGCTGAGCCCGATCTGATCGCAAAGACCGTCGCCGGCAAAGCCGACCGCGTGCGCCCGTGCATCGCCTGCAATCAAGGCTGTGTCGCCGGCATCCGCACGTCGCTGCAGCGCATGCTATGCACCGTCAATCCCGCCGTCGGGTTCGAGGCAACGCTCTCGGAAGATTTGATCAAGCCCGCGAAATCGCCGCGCAAAGTCGTCATTGTCGGCGGCGGTCCCGCCGGCCTGGAGGCCGCCCGTCTTGCAGCGCTCAGCGGTCACAAGGTGGTGCTGTTGGAAGCGCAGGCCGCGCTCGGCGGCGCCATTCAAATCGCGCGCCAAGCGCCGAAGCTGCAGACTATCGGCGACATCATCTATTGGCTCGAGCAAGAGATCTACACGCTTGGTGTCGACGTGCGGCTGTCCACCTATGTCGAAGCGGAAGACGTGCTGGCAGAGAAGCCAGATGTCGTCATCATCGCCACCGGCTCGTTACCCCGCATGGACGGCTTCCAAGTGCAGCGTCCAGAACGGCCAGTGCCAGGCTTCGACCGCGGCCACGTGCTCTCCTCGCACGACGTGTTTCAGCGTCCGCGCGACACGCTTGGGAAGAGCGCCGTCGTGCTGGACGATGTCGGACACTACGAAGCGATAGCGGTGGCGGAGCATCTGATCACACAGGGTTTGAAAGTCACATTCGTGACGCGCCATTCCTCCTTCGCGCCCCACATCGAGGCCATGGTGCGCAGCGATCCTGCATTGGGCCGGCTACGGCAAGGCGATTTTACGCTGCACGTGCGCGCGCGCTTGGTATCGATCGGCGCCGACGCCTGCGAGGTCGGCTACATCGATGGCGAACAAGTCTGGCGCGAACCCGCTGACACGGTCGTCCTCGTCACCTACAACGAACCGCAAACGGACTTGTATCGCGCGCTGGGCGGAGGGCTGCGCCAAAAACCGGCATATGCGCTGCACCTGATCGGCGACGCACAGGCGCCGCGCGACCTGCTCATCGCCATACGCGAGGGCCATCTGGCGGGCCGCATCCGGGAGGACGCCTGA
- a CDS encoding SDR family NAD(P)-dependent oxidoreductase, with protein sequence MLNDKIAIVTGGASGIGAATSKLLAKNGAHVFVLSEKPASAMQAVCADIAGSGGHATALTCDVTDRASITAALLAVEKTHERLDVLVNCAGVFFRAPLQEMPTQHVDLMFAVNTLGAISMVQAALPLMRKSGDGGAIVNIASAAAQLGVEGCAVYAASKAALVHFTRTMAPELRRTGIRINSVGPGSVRTPMLGFAGDELTPEQEVSMAKRTANSPSPYGNAMMEPEDIAQVVLFLCSDAARALQGSLVLADQGFSAAMAAPGG encoded by the coding sequence ATGCTGAACGATAAGATCGCGATCGTCACCGGCGGCGCCAGCGGCATCGGCGCCGCAACTTCCAAGCTGTTGGCGAAGAATGGCGCGCATGTGTTCGTGCTCTCAGAAAAACCAGCCAGCGCCATGCAGGCGGTCTGCGCCGACATCGCCGGGAGTGGCGGCCACGCAACCGCCCTCACCTGCGATGTGACCGACAGAGCTTCGATCACCGCGGCACTTCTGGCCGTCGAGAAAACGCACGAACGGCTTGACGTCCTTGTCAATTGCGCGGGCGTTTTCTTTCGCGCGCCGCTGCAGGAAATGCCGACGCAGCACGTCGACCTGATGTTCGCTGTCAACACTCTCGGCGCGATCTCGATGGTGCAGGCGGCGCTGCCGCTCATGCGTAAGAGCGGTGACGGCGGCGCCATCGTCAACATCGCATCGGCCGCCGCACAGCTGGGGGTCGAGGGTTGCGCTGTCTACGCCGCTAGCAAGGCGGCGCTGGTGCATTTCACCCGAACCATGGCACCTGAACTCCGCCGCACCGGCATTCGCATCAACAGTGTCGGTCCGGGTTCGGTGCGAACGCCCATGCTCGGCTTCGCGGGCGACGAGCTGACGCCGGAGCAGGAAGTATCCATGGCAAAGCGCACCGCGAACTCACCGAGCCCGTATGGCAACGCCATGATGGAACCGGAAGACATCGCGCAGGTCGTTTTGTTTTTGTGTTCGGACGCCGCCCGCGCATTGCAGGGTTCGCTCGTTCTCGCCGACCAAGGATTCTCGGCGGCGATGGCCGCGCCCGGCGGCTAG
- a CDS encoding TetR/AcrR family transcriptional regulator, which produces MKDAAAKSAAPASRMRRARPAPKPTREEKAELLRETIFRAAADIVGELGYAEASIARITEQAGIAQGTFYLYFESRQALFDELLPHVGQDLVRYIHERVQGLKTYLAIEEEGFRAFFDFCRRNTGFVRVLNEAEMAAPAAHRAHFKIVLESYARSLRRSIAAGEIRKFSAKEVEALAYALMGARSYLYLGYIKYGDGNKKLPEDVVQTYLKLVRLALV; this is translated from the coding sequence ATGAAGGATGCTGCCGCCAAGTCCGCTGCTCCCGCGTCGCGAATGCGACGCGCGCGACCGGCGCCGAAACCAACGCGCGAGGAGAAAGCGGAGCTTTTGCGCGAAACCATCTTTCGCGCCGCAGCCGATATCGTGGGTGAACTCGGCTACGCCGAAGCCTCCATCGCCCGCATCACCGAACAAGCCGGAATCGCGCAGGGCACGTTTTATCTCTATTTCGAAAGCCGCCAGGCGCTGTTCGATGAGCTGTTGCCGCACGTCGGCCAGGACCTCGTTCGCTACATTCACGAGCGCGTGCAGGGTTTGAAGACTTACCTCGCGATCGAGGAGGAGGGGTTTCGCGCGTTCTTCGACTTCTGCCGCCGCAACACCGGATTTGTTCGCGTGTTGAACGAGGCCGAGATGGCAGCGCCTGCGGCGCATCGGGCGCACTTCAAGATCGTTCTTGAATCCTACGCGCGATCTTTGCGCCGTAGTATTGCGGCGGGCGAGATCCGAAAGTTCTCGGCGAAGGAAGTCGAAGCGCTTGCGTACGCTTTGATGGGCGCGCGCAGCTATCTCTATCTCGGCTACATTAAGTACGGCGACGGCAACAAGAAGCTGCCAGAGGACGTCGTGCAGACGTACCTCAAACTCGTGCGCCTCGCTTTGGTCTAG